In Sphingobacterium zeae, one genomic interval encodes:
- a CDS encoding HAD family hydrolase: MTEYAAIFDMDGVISHTNPFHAEAFRAFFKKHNLQQATEEEFEQHMYGKHNSYIMQHFFKRPISTEELRMLEFEKEQLFRVIYKEHVAPCKGLIEFLTELKEKGFKLAVATSAPRENMDLILDELKIRHLFSSTLSSEDVKLHKPHPEVYLKSAENLQISTDRCIVFEDSFSGITAAKNAEMKVVAVLSTHKKEELPVSNDYINNYTEISVAHVEAILKTQ, translated from the coding sequence ATGACAGAATACGCAGCGATATTTGACATGGACGGTGTCATCAGTCACACCAACCCTTTCCATGCCGAAGCTTTTAGAGCTTTTTTTAAAAAACATAATCTACAACAGGCTACAGAAGAGGAATTTGAACAGCATATGTATGGCAAGCATAATAGTTATATTATGCAACATTTCTTTAAGCGCCCGATATCTACTGAGGAACTGCGAATGCTTGAATTTGAAAAAGAGCAGCTCTTTAGAGTTATTTACAAGGAGCACGTAGCTCCTTGTAAGGGATTAATTGAGTTTCTAACTGAATTAAAAGAAAAGGGGTTTAAGCTTGCTGTGGCGACATCTGCTCCCCGTGAGAACATGGATTTAATTCTAGATGAATTAAAAATACGCCATCTTTTCTCTTCCACGTTAAGCAGCGAAGATGTAAAATTACATAAACCACATCCTGAGGTTTACCTAAAATCGGCAGAAAATCTTCAAATTTCAACCGATCGCTGTATAGTGTTTGAAGATTCTTTTTCGGGTATTACGGCAGCAAAAAATGCTGAAATGAAAGTTGTTGCCGTACTTTCAACGCACAAAAAAGAAGAGTTGCCTGTAAGCAACGATTATATCAACAATTATACGGAAATATCAGTAGCGCATGTTGAAGCCATTCTAAAGACACAGTAG
- a CDS encoding sigma-54-dependent transcriptional regulator, whose protein sequence is MSTILIIDDERAIRSSLRDILEYEDYTILDVDNGRDGLDILKKEKIDLVLCDIKMNTMDGMEVLADAHQSSPDIPFIMISGHGTIETAVEAAKKGAFDFLEKPLDLNRLLITVRNALDKSSLVTETKVLKRKVSSSKTKDILGESGAIKRIKETIDRVAPTEARVLITGANGSGKELVARWLHEKSNRAQGPLIEVNCAAIPSELIESELFGHEKGSFTSAIKQRIGKFEQASGGTLFLDEIGDMSLSAQAKVLRALQEHKITRVGGDKEIDVNVRVVAATNKDLLKEIEDGNFRMDLYHRLSVILIHVPALVDRVDDIPLLSTNFCEEICMEYGIPVKDITTAAMKELSHLPWTGNIRELRNMIERLIILSDKSITDKDVIAFANPSREPLNSVAHEKGTTNYGLDMDSFDSFQDYKDHAEKEFIKYKLEKNNWNVSKTADDLDIQRSHLYSKIEKFGLKRD, encoded by the coding sequence ATGAGTACGATTTTAATCATTGATGATGAGCGCGCCATCAGAAGTTCGTTGCGTGATATCTTGGAATATGAAGATTATACGATTTTAGATGTCGACAATGGCCGGGATGGTTTAGATATTTTAAAAAAGGAAAAAATAGATCTTGTTCTGTGTGATATCAAGATGAACACGATGGATGGGATGGAAGTGTTGGCGGATGCCCACCAAAGCAGTCCAGATATTCCCTTCATAATGATCTCCGGACATGGTACGATTGAAACCGCTGTTGAAGCTGCGAAAAAAGGAGCATTTGACTTTTTAGAAAAGCCACTGGACCTAAATAGATTATTGATCACGGTTCGAAATGCATTGGATAAAAGTTCCCTAGTCACCGAAACTAAAGTTCTGAAACGAAAAGTTAGCAGTTCGAAAACGAAAGATATATTAGGTGAATCTGGGGCTATCAAACGTATTAAAGAAACAATTGACCGTGTTGCACCAACTGAGGCTCGCGTATTGATTACTGGAGCGAATGGTTCAGGAAAAGAATTGGTTGCACGTTGGTTACATGAGAAATCAAATCGCGCACAAGGCCCATTAATTGAAGTCAACTGCGCGGCAATACCTTCCGAATTAATTGAATCAGAACTGTTTGGGCACGAAAAAGGATCTTTTACATCGGCTATTAAGCAACGTATTGGAAAATTTGAACAAGCTAGTGGCGGAACATTGTTTTTAGATGAGATTGGTGATATGAGCCTTTCGGCGCAGGCAAAAGTATTAAGAGCGCTACAGGAACATAAAATTACGAGAGTGGGGGGTGATAAAGAAATTGATGTCAATGTACGTGTGGTTGCTGCGACTAATAAGGACTTATTGAAAGAAATTGAGGATGGTAATTTCAGAATGGATTTATATCACCGTCTTTCTGTTATATTGATCCATGTACCTGCATTAGTTGATCGCGTTGATGATATCCCTTTATTATCTACTAATTTCTGCGAAGAGATCTGTATGGAGTACGGAATTCCCGTTAAGGATATCACTACAGCAGCCATGAAAGAGTTAAGCCACCTTCCTTGGACGGGAAATATTCGCGAATTAAGAAATATGATTGAACGTTTAATTATTTTGAGCGACAAGTCTATTACCGACAAAGATGTCATTGCCTTTGCCAATCCTTCGCGCGAACCGTTAAACAGTGTAGCCCATGAAAAAGGTACAACAAATTATGGGTTAGATATGGACTCCTTTGATTCGTTTCAAGATTATAAAGATCATGCTGAAAAGGAATTTATTAAATATAAATTGGAGAAAAATAATTGGAACGTTTCGAAAACGGCCGACGACCTTGATATTCAACGTAGTCACCTCTATAGTAAAATAGAAAAGTTTGGTCTGAAAAGAGATTAA
- a CDS encoding helix-turn-helix transcriptional regulator gives MALNKLALIRYKTIDHCLRLRHRKWTLEDLMEKVSDALYEFEGIKNGISKRTIQGDIQLMRSNKLGYNAPIVVSHRKFYTYEDPNYSISNSPISVGDMQKMKEAVEVLKHVSGFSSFDEMSDIVARLEDSIHTKKDNSPSIIQMESNNLLKGLSFISPLHQAIREKTPLLISYQSFKATQQQDIVFSPYLLKEYRNRWFLIGHHKKSEGLMTLALDRINAIEEMGKNSYREYTGVDFERYFSDTIGVTKTQKDRGHRVILQVNAKNAPYVATKPLHASQQILDKKEDGSILIRIDVVLNFELEREILGFGESIKVLSPRNLQTRIKQRLAAALQLYT, from the coding sequence ATGGCTCTCAATAAACTAGCTCTTATACGTTATAAAACGATTGACCATTGTCTTCGTTTACGACATCGGAAATGGACCTTGGAAGATCTTATGGAAAAGGTTTCCGATGCACTTTATGAATTTGAAGGAATCAAAAATGGGATAAGTAAACGCACCATACAAGGTGATATTCAACTCATGCGTAGCAATAAGCTCGGCTACAATGCCCCTATTGTCGTCTCGCACCGCAAATTCTACACCTATGAAGATCCCAACTATAGCATTAGCAATTCACCGATTTCCGTCGGTGACATGCAAAAAATGAAGGAGGCTGTGGAGGTACTTAAGCATGTGAGCGGTTTCTCCAGCTTTGATGAAATGAGCGATATCGTCGCACGACTTGAAGATAGCATCCATACAAAAAAGGACAATTCACCTTCTATTATACAAATGGAAAGCAACAATCTGCTCAAAGGCCTTTCTTTTATCAGTCCACTGCATCAAGCCATTCGTGAAAAAACACCACTCCTGATCAGCTACCAATCGTTCAAAGCAACACAACAGCAGGATATCGTTTTCTCGCCCTATCTCCTAAAAGAATATCGTAACCGATGGTTTCTAATTGGTCACCATAAAAAGAGTGAAGGATTGATGACACTAGCGCTCGATCGGATCAATGCCATTGAGGAAATGGGTAAAAATTCATACAGGGAATATACAGGGGTCGATTTCGAACGTTACTTTTCGGATACCATAGGCGTAACGAAGACACAAAAGGACCGCGGACACCGGGTGATACTGCAAGTCAATGCAAAAAATGCACCTTATGTAGCAACAAAACCCTTACATGCGTCACAGCAGATTTTAGACAAAAAGGAGGATGGTTCAATCTTAATTCGTATCGATGTTGTACTTAACTTTGAACTGGAAAGAGAAATTTTAGGTTTTGGCGAATCCATTAAAGTACTCTCCCCAAGAAATTTACAAACGAGAATAA